The DNA region TAAATTAAAAACAAAGATTTATTTTCTATAATTTTTAGATTTTTATAATAAGGCAGAAGAATGAAAAATTTGGCTTTTTTTCTGATCGTTTTAATTTTTACAGGATGTTATGTGAATCCTCAAATAGCTACATTGGGAAATTTTTACAATGGCGAGAAAAAGACTGGCTATGAACTCATTGAAGGAAAACATCTTGTCGCAATTCCTAGAGGCTTGGCGGGTCATTTTGAGAGGGGTATCAAGATGAATATGCCTACTTCAATAAAGGAAAAAGATCCTGCAGATAAGACTTTAGTTATTGAGTATTTCTTTACAAAATTCAACAAGGGAAATCACGCTGCACGATTTTGGAAATGGTGGTTTGCAGATCAAGATGAGCGGGGGTTTATAGAAATAAAAATTTTATTCAAAGACAAAAACGGCAAAATTCTGGAAACTACTTATTTTTCCATCCCAGCTACCAGAGGTTTTTTTGGAGGAAGCGTGACGTCAAGTTCTTATTTGCTGGGAGAAAGCGTTTCTTCTTATATGAGAAATTATTTCTTTTCTAATCAACCTTATAAAGAAAATCAATGTACTGCTATCTTTTGCCCTAAACACCCAAATACTTCCAAATAAAACCCTCTATCTGTTTCTCTAAGACTTGAGGCAATTCTCCTTTGTCATTGATAGGCAGATAAGGGCGAGCGGGTATTTTTACTTTTTTGTTTTTGCCTGCGTAGCCCCCAAATTGATGGATAGCTGCATACCCCTTAGAAACATTGGTGCCTAGTATCACAGAGTTGCTTGTTGTCTTAGTCCCGATAGAGCGTCTTAAATGCCCACTGACTTGCAAGATATCGCTTTGGCTAAGCTTTCTTTCTCTTAAAAGTTTAAGTTTAGTCGCAGGAGCTCTGTCTTTCCAAGCTTCTCCAAAAGGACTCTTTTTATTTTCAAAGCTTTCATCAGATACAGATTCTAATGTTTGAGCAGTAGTTTTTAAAAGCTTTGCCATCGCTTCAGACTTTTTAAAGTCTTGCAGGGCTTTGATATCCTTGATAAGTTTTTGGAATTCTTTGAGATTTGGCATTAAAATCCTTTATTATTTAATAATGATATGGTAGAATGATACCAACGTTTGAATGCCATTTGTGCGAGGCATAGGCGAAGTCTTGGGGCTAAGATGGAAAGGTAAAAGTGGGAGTTTTCGCACCCCACACATTCAAACAAGGGGCTAGCCCACCCCTAACCATCTATCTCTTCTTTTGAACTTTTTAGTTTTCTTATCTGTGCTTCAAAATCCTTATCATCCCTGCTATATTTAACCAAACTGGTTACATAAATCTCATTTCTATCTCTTGTCACCTTATAAACAATACGATACCTTCCGCCTAGCTTCTCTACAAACACCACGCTATAATCCCTATCTTTAAACTTATATAAAGGCTTGTTTCCCATATGGGCAATTAAATAATAATCGAATGCTCCTAATTCAGGGTGTTTGTTTTTTTGCTTTCTTATTGTATATGCAGACAAAAGAATATTTTTTGATTGTGTTTGCAAAAAAGAGCTTAATATATCGCTTGTCTGGGCAATTACAATACTTCTATCTTTGCTCGGATCTTCATACAACCCCTTTATCTCCTTCCATCTCCTTCTATTTTCTAAAATACTTTGATAATCACTAAAGATTAGGGACTTTAACAACTTAGAAGGCTCATTAATTCCAATGATTCTCTTTGCTTTTTCTAGATAGATTTTATCTAGCTCTTTATCTTGGTTCTCTAAAATATTACCCCTAAAACTTTTATCAGCAATATCAGGAAGCTCCCCCTGATGCTCGCTCCACCCTCTTTGCTCCAACTGCTCTCTTGTATAGGCAAACACTCGACATTGGCAGTTGTAGCCGTTTGGCGGGTAATTCTCTTTCCAGAACGGGTCATCTCGGTGTTTGATAATCCCGTGTAAAACCTTGTGATTTTCTCGCCTGTTGCCATAGAGCAAACTCACATAACGCAGATAGACCGCGTCGTTATCAGGGTCAAACTGGGCTTGCTTCTTGCCTTTGGCATAAGCGCTTGCCATATTGGTTTCAAATATCGTCTTAAGGCGTGAAGAGCCGATGACTATATTCTTGATTTCGCCTGTTTTTGGGTTTGTGATTTGCTTTTCGCCCCACCAACCCTGCTTCTGCAATCTCGGCACAATCCCTGCCTGCCACTGCTCAAATCCCTCTCCTTTGGCTTGAGCTTTTATGAGGCTTGCTTGGATATCTGCCAATAAATCAATTTGCATCATCTTTGCTACACTAAAAGCTCTTTGGTGGGCTTGAAATTTCAGTTCATCAAAGTTAAAACTGATTTTGGGTTTCTTGGCTAAGAGATAAGCGATATTCTCTTCTAGGGGAAGATTAAAGTCAATTTTAATCATTAAAACTCTCCCTCACTGCTCCCCTCTAGCTCTCCTTTAAGTGTTGCATTGCTGATGAGCTCAAACAGAACATCTTCAGCCATATTAAAATCTGCCCCTTTAAAGACTCTTAAAATCTTATTATAAGCCCCTTCAAAACTTCTAGACTTTTTAGTAATCGCTAAAACTTGAGTTTTAATAGTTTCTGTTTGAGATTGAAGCTTTTTATCACTCAGTGCTAAATCACTCAACGGCTTATCTAGGGCATAGGTTTTAAGAGTTTTATTGAGAGCTCCCTCTTCTGTATCACTTCTTGAGTTTAGAGCAAGATTCTCACTGCTGCCACCATAGTCATCACTAAAGCTCTGCGAGCGTTGCAAACCTTTGATCTTAAAGGTTTGCTCCAGATGCTCAATCGGCACATCGACACCGATTTGTTTGAGTTTAACAAAGACGTCCATCTGCTCGTTCTCATCCGTTTCCGTGTTTGTATCCATCTCAAAGCTAAAGGCGGCGGGCGTAGCAAAATTAAATTTTAAAGCTTTTTCTAAAAGACCTTTGATACTCTCCGATAGCAAAGCAGCATCGTATTCCTCAGTATTCTTCCGTATCTTATCGTGAATATTCCCTAGTGCCTGCGTGCCATTTTGCGTGGAGTTGCCTGCTAGGACTTGTCCTGTGATAACTTTAGAGATCGCCTCATCGCAATATTGAATAAAATCCAAAAATGTGCCTTTATCCACATTCCCGCTTAAAAGCTCAAACACAGAGTTTTTATCAAAGATTCCGATGCTATTACTCCTGAGGTTGAAGAGCATTTCCATCATCTTCTCAACGTCTTTTTCACTGTTGATGTCTTCTGTTTTGACCACTAGCGGAGGAATGGAAAGAGAGTCTAGATAGTTCATATATTTGGAGAGGGCGATATACTTGAGGGAAGCGATGGAAATCACTTTGTAAAACAAGCCTTGCTGGATGAGTTCGCCGCTATCAGTCGGGTGAAAATGCACCCAAACATCTTCCCTCTCACCTAAAAAGACTTGGCTAGAACCCATTGAGATAAAGAGTCTGTCTTCTTTAGAAGAGATGAATTTGGTAGAGATGTAAGAGAGGGAGGGAAAGACTTGATTCTCTCTTAAGTCCCAGTTTAATATAAAAGGGGCAAAGCCATAGGCAATCGCTGAGCTCGCATCAAATAAGAATCGTCTGAAGTTGGGTTGAGAGCAAAGTTTCTCCAAGAACTCTTGCTGGGTCTTATCCTCGCTCTCCACCATAAAAGGGAGGCGAGAGAGGGATATGCGGCGTTTTTGAAATTCGCTTGAGATTTGAGCATCAAACCTGAGAAAATGAGAATAGATGCCAAGCAGGTCAGCGATATTGTCGCTTTGCAACGCTCCTTTAATGCGTTCATACGGCACAATGGCGGGGATTGCGTTTTTATAACGAGGATTCAGGTCTAAGTTTGAGAGCTTGGGGGGTTTGGGGTTTTTTTGGTTCATTGGTAATCTCCTTTTGTTTTAATTTTTTTAATATCTTATTGTCTGCCCTTGCGGGGTTTGTTTTAAGTGAGGCTTCGCCTTTTAAGGGATAAGGGGGCTTAAATTGCGAAGACTGCCCCCTTATGTCCCTTAACAACCCTTTATCCCCCGTCACGCTTTCTAAAACGGAGAGCGATTTGAGTTTTAAAGACTTTTTAAAAGCCATTTAAAACCTCTGCTTGAGGCTTTTGAACTTCGAGCCGCTCCTGCCCATTGCCTTAAGGGCTAAAGAGTAATCGAGTCTTGCTCCCCCTCTTGCAATGCGCACGGCAAACTCCACGCTGTCCAATAAGTCGTCGTATTTGCTTTTTGGGTAAGTGTCTAGCTCCAGTATGAGTTCGTGGCAACTGCCATCAATCACCAAGACTTCTTCAGAGAGCAAGGGAGCGAGCGTGTCCAGACGCAATTCTTTGTTCTGTGTATTCTTCAACTCAATGACAGGAATGAGCCCCAAGCCTCTTTCTCTTGCTGTTCTCATTAAAATCTGTTTAAAAAACTGCTGGTAAGCTACGACCTCAATGGCCAAAGTGACAAAGGGGCAGATGGTGAGATTCTTGAGATAGGTTTCTAAAATCACTTCAATCATCACTTCAGGATTGACTTGATAACCCGTTGCTTTGGCATAGTATTTTTGATTTTCTTTAGAATGATAGAGAGAGCAGACGCCAAACAAATCGCCTCTAGTTTTGCCAAGCGAGGGGTCGATCCCCATATAGATGGCATCAATCTTTGCAGGCAGAATCTCAAAAGTTCTATACCTTGAAAGGGGTGCGTTCTCTTTGGAGAGCGGGGTGTTTTGGTATTCGGAAAAGAAGGAGTCTTTATCTTCTAAAAACTCTAAAAGCACGCTCTTTTTATCTAAGCTCTCATCATCAAGAATCATTATCTGATAAGGTTTCTCTCCATTCTCTTCAATCGCCACTAAAGATTGCTTGGACAAGCCTTCAATCTTACTGCCAAAATCAAGCACAAGCGGAAAATTGAAACTCTTCACATCGCTGCGCTCTTCCAGTCTGGCTAACAGCGAGTCGTGATGCAGGGTTGTGCCAACAATCAGAATGTTATAGCTCTGCGTCCTCGCAGGGAGTTTTAACACAGCCTTTAAAAACCACGAATGCAGCTTATCCCTTTGATTTTTACTCTGAATATTCTCATCATTTTCAATGTCGTCACACACAATCCAATCAGGGCGTTTGCCTAAAAAATTCGTGCCTCTAATCTTTTTCGCTGCTCCAAAAGCTTTCACCTTTACAGAGGCCTCCCCAACCTTTAAGATAAACTCTTCCGCACTCCAGACTGACCCTATACTCAAACTAAAATCTGCGATCAGATTGGCATTGTCTTCGCACTCGACTTTTAAGGTTTCAATGCTCTCCTTAGCAATATCTAGAGTGGATGAAATGATGAGGGCGTAGCTCTTTTGATTGGAGAGTAAGAGCCAAAGGGTGAGAAGGCGAGAGAGAATCGTTGTTTTTGCTGCTCCTCTGTAAGCTTTAAATAAGAGAAGCTTGTGTTCTTGTAATAGCCCTCTGATATTATCATAAACAAAGTTTCGAAAGATTGAGGTTTCAGGCTCTTGGATATAGTGAGCAAAATAGGTTTTCACAAAGAATCTAAAGTCCTTCTTAGCTCTCTCTATCCTTGCTTCTCTGTCTGTATCACTGAGCGCTGGGAGGGATTTTAAGAATGTGCGGAGTTCATTAAAAGCTTGGGGCTTCATTTGACCCCCATTTTATAACATAGAAACAAGCTGTTCTTTTTATTAGGAGGGGGCGGGGTTCTACTTGCGAAGCGTCGCCCGCCCCCTCCCTTAGACCTACCCCCACCCACTGCACGCTTTTTAAAGAAACTAAAGTTTTAAAAAGTCGAAGCAAACAAAAAAATACCCCAAAAATTAAACCCTTTACCCCCTTTGAAAAACCCTTTAAAACCCCTTTAAAAATCTTTAAATTTTTTTGGGAGTAGGAAGATGGCTTAAAGATAAAAAAATAGCTTAAAAGGCTTAAAAATGAGTTTTTGTTTTTTTGAGAGATTTCAAACATTTTAAACCCTCTTTTTTAAGATGGTCTCTATTAATAGATCAGCATTTTCAGAAAGGAAGTTAGCCACTTCTTGTTTATTCTGCTCTAGGGCAAGATGAGCAATGGTTGCGATGGTTTCTTCCGCACTCTTTTGAATCAGAAATTTTGCATCAAACGTTTTAGGCGAAACGATCTTATAATAAGCATTGGCGAAATCTTGCAGCAATCTAGGCTCTAACGGTTCCCCTCCTGAGCTTTTAAGAATCTCTTCAAACGCGTCAATCAGTTTTTTTAAAAACAGATCTTTCTTCCTCTCCAAATCGCTCAAGTCTCTCTTATTCTCATTTCTAAGAGCAATCCAATCGACCCCTGCTTCTAGATCTCTCTTTCTATGATAATGAATATTGGAGGGACTCATATCAAAGGCGAGGCAAATATCGCCAATAGACTGACCACTGATATAGGCGTCTTTAATTTCTTCCCTGCTCACCCCTCTTTGAGGTTTTTTAAAAGGTTGTTTTTTAAATTCTTTTTTCACATCTTCCCCGTTATTTTTTTCAAATCTTGCCCAAACCAAGACCTTTTTTTTGACAAAAGTTTTGTCAAAAGAGCCTCTCAGCCTCTTTTATACTTCCTCTCAAATTTCAAAAACAAGGAATTTGGATAATGAAGCTAGAAAAAGAGAATCTCTTTTTAGAACTCAATTTTAGAAATGAGTCTCAAGGAGAATCTGTCAGCAAAGAAGTGAAAATCCTGCCAATCGGAAAAGAAGTCCAAGGCATTGATGGGCGAAAGTTTGAAGTTGATGGGGAAAAAGTCCTAGAGAGTCTAAAAAAAGAGCCTGCAGACTTGATGTTAGATCTCAATCACGACTCTAAGGGTGAAGCGATGGGCTGGTTCAAAAACCCCAAACTTAAAGAAGATGGGATCTATGCAGAGCTTGAAACCACTCCAAAGGGAAAAGAACTCATCGAGAATAAACTCTACCGCTATCTTTCCCCTGCAATCTTTGTGCAAAAAGATGGGGAGATTGCAAAGGCAACCCGCATTCATTCTGTGGGGCTCGTGAATCGTCCTAATCTAGGCGGACTTGCCTTAAACACTCAAGAAGAGTCCAATCCAAATCAAAACAAAGGAAAAAAAATGGCTGAAGAAAAAACTGAAGACAATAAAAAAGAAGAGACAATAAAAGAGGCTCTCAATAAGAAAGAAAAAGAAGTCGCGGATCTTAAAGAGCAGTTGGAAGCCCTTAAAAAAGAGAAAGAGAAGCTCAATAAAGAAAAAGAAAACCTAGAAAAAAATGCCAGAGAAGAGAGAGTGGAGCGAGCCATTATAGCGGGAGAGTTACTTCCCAAAAGAAAACAAGAGGCCTTAGAGCTCAATAGCTCTGATCTGGACAAGCACCTTGAAATCTACAAAATCGAAGCGCAGAACACACTCAAGGCTTCAGAGCTTGAGAAAAATAAAATAGAACTCGCTGCAATAAGCGATTCGGAGCTATCTCTTGAAATCAAACGCCAACTCGGAATCAATGACAATAAATTAGAAACTTCAACACAAAAGGATAAGAAATGAAACTCGACACCACAACGATTGCAGAAATCTCCAAACAACTGAGCACTCTTTTTAATGGAGCTCTTGAAACTCAAAAAGGCGATTGCAATAAGATCGCTATGGAAGTGGTTGCAAAAACCATCAGCGTGGATTATCGCTGGCTTGCCGCTCTCCCGTCTATGAGGGAATGGGTCGGCGACAGAGTTTTAAAAGACATCTCAGGCTATAAATATGAAATCTCTAAGAAGAATTTTGAAAGCACTATCAAGGTTGATAGAGATGTCATCACTTATGATTCTTTAGGAATTGTCGCCCTTCAAATCAAGAATATGGCAGAGCTTGCTGTGCAGCATTATGATGAGCTCGTGTTTCCTCTATTAGAAACCAATGGCATCTGTTATGACGGGCAAAATTTCTTCTCCGATTCTCATATGGTGGGCTCTAAGAAATTCACCAATATCGGCACCAAAGCTTTGAGCCAAGCTTCTTTTATGGAGGCAAGATCGCAAATGCGAGGTGTGGTCAATGAGGAGGGCAAGCCCTTAAGAATCAATCCCTCACTCCTCATCGTTCCGCCCGAACTTGAATACAAAGGAATGGAAATCTTGCAAAAGAGCCCGCTTGCAAACGGCGAAGGAAATATCACCTTTGGAATGGCAGAGCTCTATGTTTGTCCATTCTTGACCGATCCCAAAGCTTGGTATTTGCTGGATACCACCAAGTCGATTAAGCCGTTTTTGGTGCAAAAAAACAAAGAAGTGGAATTCACTGCTCTAGACAAACCTGATTCGGATGCGAATTTTATGAGACGAGAGCTGATTTATGGTATTGACACAGAAGATAATGCGGGGTATGGTCTATGGCAACAAGCCTTCAAATCTGATGGCACAGCGTCTTAAGAGGAGAAAAAGAATGAGAAACAACAGAGATCAAGCCAGAGAACTCAAGACGGAGCTGGAGCTAAAAACAGAAGCTTCTATCGCTCTGCAAAATGAAGAGCATATCAATAAAGTCATAGAAACTCTAGAGAACATTAGGGTTGCAGTGGAGGCTCTGGGAAGAAAAATAGAGTCTTTAGAGCTTAAAACTCAAAGCGAAGATTTTAGAGATAAAACAAAGAGTAAATAATGGATACATTCACTCCTTCTTTGGAAACTTCTAATGAAATAGAAGCGAAACACCCTCTGCTCACAGAGCTTTTAGAGCGAGCCAAAGGGAGTTTGGAGAATGAAGAAGAGGTGAGCGAAGCAGTTGCGACTCGGGCGCTCAAAGAAATGGAAGAAGCAGTTCTGAATAAAAAGGTTCCGAATTTCATCAAGCTGGATTTCGCAATGGTGCGACTCAAACTCTGGCTAAAGATCGGCCTTTCAGAAGAAGATGAAATGCTTTTAAATAAGGCTTTAAAAGCCATTGAAAACGCCCCGCTCATTCAAGAAGAAGGATTAGAGAGCGCGAAGTGCTATCTTGTTAAAGAAAGAGAGTTTTTAATATGAGAGTTGGAGAAATTATTCAAAAATTTGAAGCAACCTTCAAAGGGCTCAAGCCCCTAAGCTCCAGCACTCTGACGCAAAAAGGCAAGTATTACGTCTTAGAGGGGGTTGCAAAGGGGCAAAATCAGGTTTTTGAAGCCGACTTTAAGGTCTTGGTCGCTTTTTATTCTTTGAATAAGGATATCGCCGCAGGCTCTGAGTATCTGGATTTAGAGCTTGAAGAGATTGAAAAGGCTCAAGCCCCTGATGCCCAAACTCGGATTGTTTTTGAGAGCTTAAAGCTCTCCAGCATCAATGAGGGCTTGTTTGTGTATGAAATCGCATTAAAAATGAAGGTGTCTGAATGAAAGAAGCGATTCTAAGAGCAATAACTTTAATTAAAACCCACGAGGGCTTTAGCTCTCAAATTTATTTAGATACTCAAAAAATTCCCACCATTGGGTATGGGAGGAATTTGAACGCCTACCCCTTGAACGAGGCTGAAAAAGAGGCTTTGATAAATGGGGAGTGGAACAAAGAGGAGGCGGAGGCTTGGCTTGTAGATAGGGTCGAGGAGCTCTATGAGCGACTTTTAGGCTTTGGTTGGTTTGCCCATCTAAACGAAGAACGTCAAGCCATCTTACTGGATATGGCTTACAATTTGGGCGTAAAAAAACTCTTGGGTTTTAAAAAGATGATTGAAGCTCTAAAAGCTCACGACTATGAGAATGCGGCCAAAGAGATGAGTGAGAGTCTTTGGGCAAAACAAACTAAAAGTCGAGCGATTAAGCTCTCTGCACTGATGGAATCCAAAGAAGGAGGTTTGAATGTTTGAATACCTGAAATTAAAGTTCTTGATGATTGGTATTTTAGTTCTGCTAGCTCTCTTTGGGCTTGCAGAACTTTATGTGCAGCACCAAATCAAAGTCGGCATCAAAGCGGGCTTGGAGCTAGAAAATCTTAAAAACGCCCTCACTTCTCAAAATCAAGTCCTTTTAAAAAAGAGCTTAGAGACCAAGCAGTATCTGGAGAAGATGGAGACTATGAAAGAGAGAGTTATCACCAAATACAAGACCATTCATATCAAAGATCAAAGCTGTGAGGCGGAGTTGGAAGGAGTAAAAAATGCGCTGGATTTGTTCTATGCTGCCCATCCTGATTCTACTTGAGGGCTGTAGCTACCCTGTCTATCAGAAGGTCTATATTCCCACTCATTGTGAAATCCCCTTGCGGGAGAGACCGCAAAAGAGCGAGGATTTGGTGGAGAGCATTAAGAGTCTCTTGGGGTATGCGGAATTATTGGAAAAAGATTTGCGGTTTTGCACGGGCAATGAGATAAAAAAATAAGGAAGCCTCTTTAGGGCAAAAGAAGAGAGAGATTAGAAAAAAATGGAAAAAGATTTGGTGTTTTTGGGAGTGTCTTTAAGAGAGTATGTTCCTTATTTGTTCATCTTAATTTTAGGGGTGTGCGTGGGTATCTTGTTTGTCTTAAGAACAATCAAAGAAGTCTCTATTGACACTAAAAGCAAGATGATCCAGTATGTGATTTATGGTGTGGGGAGTTCAATGCTCACCACTTGGATCGCCTATGAGCTCCTGAACTATTACACACACTTCCCGCTTTCTCTCTCTTCTGCACTCAGTGGGGGCGTGGGCTTTATCGGGGCTGAAACCGTATCAAGATTGGTTATCAGACTATTTGAAAATAAATTCAATATAAAGGAAAAATAAATGACAACTGGGACAAATAAACAAAAAGAAAACCTCTACTTCAGTGGGGGTCGGGTCGAGATTGAAGTTTTTAACAAGGACGGGAGCCTAGAAGCTCCTTTTAATCTGGGCTGTATTGAACTCACCCTCAATCGTGAAATCACAAAGGCATCTGCCTTTAGTAGAGAGTTTGGCTCTAAGCAAAAGATCGCTGAAGTCATCACTGATGAGAGCGTGACTCTTAAAATGAAATGCAATGACTTCTCTGCTCAAAACTTAGCTTTAGCACTAGGGGCAAAAGTAGAGACTCTAGAAATTAAGGCAGGCGAGTCGCTGCCTTTTAGAGGGAATGCCCTCAAAGATACGACCCTTTCTGTTTTGAAAGCAGGGAGCGTTGGGATTGTCAAAGCAAAAATCACTTTTATCGGAGCCCCTGTCCTCAATAAAAAAGTGGCTGCTGTGATTCACGAAGCCAATATCTCAATGAGCGGCGATCTGCCATTAATGAATGATGGGGATTTTACGACTTTGGAGCTTGAGGGCAGCGCAAACGCAACCGATCAGGGTTATTACACACACTACATCATTGAGGCAGAAAAAGAGAATGCAAAAGCCCCTAAAGCAAACTCAGGAGCAGCAGGCGAAACCACCCCATCAAATTCAGTATCAAGGAGTTAAAAATGGGAAATTTTGTTTATAAAATCAAGCGTAATCACGTCTTTTTCCAAAATGAAAAGGGAATTCTTTTTAAATATTACCAACCTAATCAGAGGCAAGTCTTAGAAATCTCTAAGGCAAATGGCCTAGAAGAAGTGCTCAAAGCCAATGAAAAGTTGCTCAGAGAAAACTTGGAAGCTTGTTTGACCTTAGCTGATGGAAAAACCCACCTCGGTGAGGAAAAAGCCATAGAAGCCAAAGAGAATTTTATCAACGAGCTTTTAGAAAATTCTACCTTAGAGGAATTTTTCTCTGCAATGGCAGAAGAGTTCAATAAAGCAAAGGAATCCAAAAGAAAAAACTAAGGGTGTGGGCAAAGGAGCAGGCATATCTTTCTAAAGATAAAAACTCTGTTCCTTTAGCTCACGAGTTAGAAGACTTGGAAGAAATACTCATCGCTTCTTGTTTTGTGCTTTCTCAAAAGATGAATGGAGGAGGGATGAGTCTATGGAGTGAGATTGATTATTTGATTGTAAAGGACTTTTCTAAGAAATATGATTTAGATTCAATAGAAGTCTATGGAGTCTTAAAAGAAATGAATGCAGAGATGGAAAGGATTAGAGGTGAATAAGGAATTAAGCTTTTTTACTCAATTCAAAATTATAAATGCCGTTGCCTGCATCCGTGATTTTTTGATTTCATAGCCTTCTTGGAGATAAGCCTTTGCCTCTTCATTTTGAAGGAATTTGTTTTTGGCGTCTTCCATAGCTTGCTTGGCTTGTTTTTTTTCTTGCTTAGGGAGTTTAATAAAAAAATAATAAAAAATATAAATCATCACCAAGAAAGAAAAGAAGCCAAAGATACCGCTTGGGGGAGCATAAATCATTTGCAACCTTTAATAATTGATAAGGTCATTATATGACAAAGAATGTAAATGTCGAATTAAA from Helicobacter sp. 12S02232-10 includes:
- a CDS encoding phage virion morphogenesis protein; the protein is MPNLKEFQKLIKDIKALQDFKKSEAMAKLLKTTAQTLESVSDESFENKKSPFGEAWKDRAPATKLKLLRERKLSQSDILQVSGHLRRSIGTKTTSNSVILGTNVSKGYAAIHQFGGYAGKNKKVKIPARPYLPINDKGELPQVLEKQIEGFIWKYLGV
- a CDS encoding phage minor head protein, whose protein sequence is MIKIDFNLPLEENIAYLLAKKPKISFNFDELKFQAHQRAFSVAKMMQIDLLADIQASLIKAQAKGEGFEQWQAGIVPRLQKQGWWGEKQITNPKTGEIKNIVIGSSRLKTIFETNMASAYAKGKKQAQFDPDNDAVYLRYVSLLYGNRRENHKVLHGIIKHRDDPFWKENYPPNGYNCQCRVFAYTREQLEQRGWSEHQGELPDIADKSFRGNILENQDKELDKIYLEKAKRIIGINEPSKLLKSLIFSDYQSILENRRRWKEIKGLYEDPSKDRSIVIAQTSDILSSFLQTQSKNILLSAYTIRKQKNKHPELGAFDYYLIAHMGNKPLYKFKDRDYSVVFVEKLGGRYRIVYKVTRDRNEIYVTSLVKYSRDDKDFEAQIRKLKSSKEEIDG
- a CDS encoding DUF935 family protein, translated to MNQKNPKPPKLSNLDLNPRYKNAIPAIVPYERIKGALQSDNIADLLGIYSHFLRFDAQISSEFQKRRISLSRLPFMVESEDKTQQEFLEKLCSQPNFRRFLFDASSAIAYGFAPFILNWDLRENQVFPSLSYISTKFISSKEDRLFISMGSSQVFLGEREDVWVHFHPTDSGELIQQGLFYKVISIASLKYIALSKYMNYLDSLSIPPLVVKTEDINSEKDVEKMMEMLFNLRSNSIGIFDKNSVFELLSGNVDKGTFLDFIQYCDEAISKVITGQVLAGNSTQNGTQALGNIHDKIRKNTEEYDAALLSESIKGLLEKALKFNFATPAAFSFEMDTNTETDENEQMDVFVKLKQIGVDVPIEHLEQTFKIKGLQRSQSFSDDYGGSSENLALNSRSDTEEGALNKTLKTYALDKPLSDLALSDKKLQSQTETIKTQVLAITKKSRSFEGAYNKILRVFKGADFNMAEDVLFELISNATLKGELEGSSEGEF
- a CDS encoding DUF1804 family protein; protein product: MKKEFKKQPFKKPQRGVSREEIKDAYISGQSIGDICLAFDMSPSNIHYHRKRDLEAGVDWIALRNENKRDLSDLERKKDLFLKKLIDAFEEILKSSGGEPLEPRLLQDFANAYYKIVSPKTFDAKFLIQKSAEETIATIAHLALEQNKQEVANFLSENADLLIETILKKRV
- a CDS encoding phage protease yields the protein MKLEKENLFLELNFRNESQGESVSKEVKILPIGKEVQGIDGRKFEVDGEKVLESLKKEPADLMLDLNHDSKGEAMGWFKNPKLKEDGIYAELETTPKGKELIENKLYRYLSPAIFVQKDGEIAKATRIHSVGLVNRPNLGGLALNTQEESNPNQNKGKKMAEEKTEDNKKEETIKEALNKKEKEVADLKEQLEALKKEKEKLNKEKENLEKNAREERVERAIIAGELLPKRKQEALELNSSDLDKHLEIYKIEAQNTLKASELEKNKIELAAISDSELSLEIKRQLGINDNKLETSTQKDKK
- a CDS encoding Mu-like prophage major head subunit gpT family protein: MKLDTTTIAEISKQLSTLFNGALETQKGDCNKIAMEVVAKTISVDYRWLAALPSMREWVGDRVLKDISGYKYEISKKNFESTIKVDRDVITYDSLGIVALQIKNMAELAVQHYDELVFPLLETNGICYDGQNFFSDSHMVGSKKFTNIGTKALSQASFMEARSQMRGVVNEEGKPLRINPSLLIVPPELEYKGMEILQKSPLANGEGNITFGMAELYVCPFLTDPKAWYLLDTTKSIKPFLVQKNKEVEFTALDKPDSDANFMRRELIYGIDTEDNAGYGLWQQAFKSDGTAS
- a CDS encoding glycoside hydrolase family protein, whose translation is MKEAILRAITLIKTHEGFSSQIYLDTQKIPTIGYGRNLNAYPLNEAEKEALINGEWNKEEAEAWLVDRVEELYERLLGFGWFAHLNEERQAILLDMAYNLGVKKLLGFKKMIEALKAHDYENAAKEMSESLWAKQTKSRAIKLSALMESKEGGLNV
- a CDS encoding phage holin family protein, with translation MEKDLVFLGVSLREYVPYLFILILGVCVGILFVLRTIKEVSIDTKSKMIQYVIYGVGSSMLTTWIAYELLNYYTHFPLSLSSALSGGVGFIGAETVSRLVIRLFENKFNIKEK